Proteins from one Coffea arabica cultivar ET-39 chromosome 8c, Coffea Arabica ET-39 HiFi, whole genome shotgun sequence genomic window:
- the LOC113707227 gene encoding uncharacterized protein, producing MNIYQHLTTTALHFTSLHLSSPIMDGNYDPNRFTNMSGYNYNSSSAFGSSYSSGMISGDTNQSNFQVSEYFELDDWMEEDQTFMPSGYSTAQSPQQELTEVLGHPGGSSSQQSNRDIGGNERKENREKVAFKTKSEVEILDDGFKWRKYGKKMVKNSPNPRNYYRCSIEGCPVKKRVERDKEDPRYVITTYEGIHNHQGPSQF from the exons ATGAACATATATCAACACCTCACCACCACTGCACTGCACTTCACTTCACTTCACTTATCATCACCCATCATGGATGGGAACTATGATCCCAACAGGTTCACAAACATGTCTGGTTACAATTACAATTCTAGCAGTGCTTTTGGATCATCATATTCATCTGGGATGATCAGTGGTGACACCAACCAGTCGAATTTCCAGGTTTCGGAGTACTTCGAGCTTGATGATTGGATGGAGGAAGATCAAACATTCATGCCCTCTGGCTACAGTACTGCCCAAAGCCCTCAACAAGAGCTGACTGAAGTCCTTGGTCATCCTGGTGGAAGTAGCAGTCAGCAATCCAATA GAGATATTGGTGGGAACGAGAGGAAGGAGAACAGAGAAAAGGTTGCATTCAAGACTAAGTCAGAGGTTGAGATACTTGATGATGGCTTCAAGTGGAGGAAGTATGGGAAGAAGATGGTGAAGAACAGCCCAAACCCAAG GAATTACTATAGGTGCTCAATTGAAGGATGCCCAGTGAAGAAGAGAGTTGAAAGAGACAAAGAAGACCCCAGATATGTAATAACAACTTATGAGGGTATCCACAACCACCAGGGCCCTTCTCAGTTCTGA